A section of the Pristiophorus japonicus isolate sPriJap1 chromosome 4, sPriJap1.hap1, whole genome shotgun sequence genome encodes:
- the LOC139262632 gene encoding ferritin heavy chain, oocyte isoform-like has product MASQVRQNYHQDCEDAVNKQINMELYSSYVYLSMSYYFDRDDVALRHFAEFFKEQSHEEREHAEKLMEFQNRCGGRIILADIKKPEQDEWSNGLEVMQRALQMEKNVNQSLLNLHKLSTGSTDPHLCDFLETHYLDEQVKMIKKLGDHITNVKRLGVPENGLGEYLFDKHTLRESD; this is encoded by the exons ATGGCCTCGCAAGTgcgtcagaactaccaccaggattgtgaggatgctgtcaacaagcagatcaacatggagctctattcctcctatgtttatctctctatg TCCtattactttgaccgggatgatgttgccctgcgtcactttgctgagttcttcaaggagcagtcacatgaggaacgtgagcatgctgagaaactgatggaattccagaatcggtgtggaggacggatcatcttggCGGACATCAAG AAAcctgagcaggatgagtggagcaatggtctggaggtgatgcagagagctctaCAGATGGAGAaaaatgtgaaccagagtctgctgaatcttcacaaactctccactgggagcactgaccctcat ttgtgtgacttcctggagacccactacttggatgaacaagtgaagatgatcaagaagctgggagatcacatcaccaacgtGAAGAGACTGGGAgtccctgagaatggcctgggagagtacctgtttgacaagcacaccctgagggagagtgactaa